In Salinigranum marinum, one DNA window encodes the following:
- a CDS encoding helix-turn-helix domain-containing protein, with translation MPSSMAEYLRADMECEGLLECFHGLKDLDRQVFQLLVDADERLTVDQIADRVERERSTAYRSVQRLLQAGLVQKEQVNYEQGGYYHVYRPVSADEVTDDMQRMLNDWYAKMGQLIQEFRDKYDDELETTVAD, from the coding sequence ATGCCGAGTTCGATGGCCGAGTATCTGCGGGCCGATATGGAGTGTGAGGGGCTCCTCGAGTGTTTCCACGGGCTCAAGGACCTCGACAGGCAGGTCTTTCAGCTGCTCGTCGACGCGGACGAACGCCTGACTGTCGACCAGATCGCAGACCGGGTCGAGCGGGAACGGTCGACCGCGTACCGGAGCGTCCAGCGCCTCCTCCAGGCGGGCCTCGTTCAGAAAGAACAGGTCAACTACGAGCAGGGCGGTTACTACCACGTCTACCGCCCGGTGAGCGCGGACGAAGTGACCGACGACATGCAGCGGATGCTCAACGACTGGTACGCGAAGATGGGGCAGCTCATCCAGGAGTTCCGCGACAAGTACGACGACGAACTGGAGACCACCGTCGCCGACTAA
- a CDS encoding UPF0058 family protein → MNKNELVHLHALLARVAEDYVERGLATPDDFTTYNALGTTPMALRRSRADHEAATRALACALARQSTAQSRRSDRTLEESTTI, encoded by the coding sequence ATGAACAAGAACGAACTCGTCCACCTCCACGCCCTCCTGGCACGGGTGGCCGAGGACTACGTCGAACGGGGTCTCGCGACGCCCGACGACTTCACCACGTACAACGCCCTTGGGACGACCCCGATGGCCCTTCGGCGGTCGCGTGCCGACCACGAGGCGGCCACGCGAGCGCTCGCTTGCGCCCTCGCACGCCAGTCGACGGCGCAGTCACGCCGGTCGGACCGCACGCTCGAAGAGTCGACGACGATCTGA
- a CDS encoding MutS-related protein has translation MSLEEFWGVGPKTAARLREALGEAAAVDAIESADVRRLVDAGVTRGRATRILRRAQGGAGMDLLATRDARNVYDDLVTRAASYAITAHAADRIRVMTPVADAETREARLDRVLAARDAWRALDDGERTGVLDAFEAYDEAETARPAAVRAALALRNVGLSGETFAALDGVDERALAEAATALEALDVDDGDGVARGVDDDLDRLRARLAAAEELEGSAFDVIDTIRERGVRDLAAFRGAFAEYVAEETELTRGEVTAATADDAVDAADFVSSSLRTLVADLREQVDEREAVVSADLEAAVDQVREDVERAVDAVDDIAVALSLGRFADANDLIRPTFVADGLAVDAARNLSISDPQPISYGIGSHSLSAPTTDRVAVLTGANSGGKTTLLETLCQVVLLASMGLPVPADAAEVGAFDAVVFHRRHASFNAGVLESTLKTIVPPLSREGRTLMLVDEFEAITEPGRAADLLNGLVSLTVDRDALGVYVTHLADDLAPLPPEARTDGIFAEGLTTDLELEVDYQPRFGTVGKSTPEFIVSRLVANARDRTERQGFEALAAAVGEEAVQGTLSDARWSG, from the coding sequence ATGTCACTGGAGGAGTTCTGGGGAGTCGGGCCGAAGACGGCGGCACGACTCCGTGAGGCACTCGGGGAAGCGGCCGCCGTCGACGCGATCGAATCGGCGGACGTGCGGCGGTTGGTCGACGCTGGCGTCACCCGTGGACGAGCGACGCGAATCCTCAGGCGGGCACAGGGCGGCGCGGGGATGGACCTGCTCGCGACGCGCGACGCTCGGAACGTTTACGACGACCTCGTCACGCGGGCGGCGTCGTACGCCATCACCGCGCACGCGGCCGACCGGATCAGGGTCATGACTCCGGTCGCCGACGCCGAGACGCGCGAGGCCCGCCTGGACAGGGTGCTCGCCGCCCGGGACGCGTGGCGCGCGCTGGACGACGGCGAACGAACCGGGGTACTGGACGCGTTCGAGGCGTACGACGAGGCCGAAACCGCCCGCCCGGCGGCGGTCAGAGCCGCGCTCGCACTCCGCAACGTGGGGCTCAGCGGGGAGACGTTCGCAGCGCTCGACGGGGTCGACGAGCGCGCGCTCGCCGAGGCCGCCACGGCGCTCGAGGCGCTCGATGTGGACGACGGAGACGGGGTCGCACGGGGCGTCGACGACGACCTCGACCGGCTCCGAGCGCGACTGGCCGCCGCCGAGGAGCTAGAGGGGAGCGCGTTCGACGTCATCGACACGATCCGTGAGCGCGGCGTCCGCGACCTCGCGGCGTTCCGGGGCGCGTTCGCCGAGTACGTCGCCGAGGAGACCGAACTCACGCGCGGTGAGGTGACCGCCGCGACGGCCGACGACGCGGTCGATGCCGCCGACTTCGTGTCGAGTTCGCTCCGGACGCTCGTGGCCGATCTCCGCGAGCAGGTCGACGAGCGCGAGGCGGTCGTGAGCGCCGACCTCGAAGCCGCCGTCGACCAGGTCCGCGAGGACGTCGAACGCGCGGTCGACGCGGTCGACGACATCGCCGTCGCGCTGTCGCTCGGGCGGTTCGCCGACGCGAACGACCTCATCCGGCCGACGTTCGTCGCGGACGGACTCGCCGTCGACGCGGCCCGGAACCTCTCGATCTCCGATCCGCAGCCGATCTCGTACGGGATCGGGAGCCACTCGCTGTCGGCACCGACTACGGATCGGGTCGCGGTTCTCACGGGGGCGAACAGCGGCGGGAAGACGACCCTCTTGGAGACGCTCTGTCAGGTCGTCCTGCTGGCGTCGATGGGGCTGCCGGTCCCGGCCGACGCGGCCGAGGTGGGTGCGTTCGACGCCGTCGTGTTCCACCGGCGGCACGCGTCGTTCAACGCGGGCGTCCTCGAATCGACGCTGAAAACCATCGTGCCGCCGCTGTCGCGCGAGGGTCGCACGCTGATGCTCGTCGACGAGTTCGAGGCGATCACGGAGCCCGGCCGGGCTGCCGACCTCCTCAACGGGCTGGTCTCGCTCACGGTCGACCGGGACGCTCTGGGCGTGTACGTCACCCACCTCGCCGACGACCTCGCGCCGCTCCCCCCCGAGGCGCGGACCGACGGCATCTTCGCCGAGGGGCTCACCACCGACCTCGAACTCGAAGTGGACTACCAGCCGCGGTTCGGAACCGTCGGCAAGTCCACACCGGAGTTCATCGTCTCCCGACTGGTGGCGAACGCTCGCGACCGAACCGAGCGCCAGGGGTTCGAGGCGCTCGCCGCGGCGGTCGGCGAGGAGGCCGTCCAGGGGACGCTCTCGGACGCGCGCTGGTCGGGGTGA